A window of the Desulfobulbaceae bacterium genome harbors these coding sequences:
- a CDS encoding TlpA family protein disulfide reductase yields the protein MKKIAITLMALCCTMMLISACGQRPKLAEVGKLAPDFTLVDRQGKTWNLDDLKGQVVFVNFWATWCPPCREEIPSMQTLYTSMPADKFTMLSILYKDNPVVADELATKFGMTFPVLVDPDNKAGLAYGLTGVPETYIIDKKGVLREKFLGPVQWDSTGVKQMLMKYVNQ from the coding sequence ATGAAAAAAATTGCGATCACCCTCATGGCCTTGTGCTGTACTATGATGCTTATTTCTGCCTGCGGGCAACGGCCAAAGCTGGCTGAAGTAGGCAAACTGGCCCCGGATTTTACCTTGGTGGATCGACAGGGCAAGACCTGGAACCTGGATGATCTCAAGGGCCAGGTGGTCTTCGTGAATTTCTGGGCCACCTGGTGCCCTCCGTGCCGAGAGGAGATTCCATCCATGCAGACTCTATACACCTCTATGCCTGCCGATAAGTTTACGATGCTATCCATCCTTTATAAGGATAACCCTGTCGTTGCGGATGAATTGGCCACCAAGTTTGGTATGACCTTTCCAGTCCTGGTTGATCCGGACAACAAGGCTGGACTGGCATACGGACTGACCGGGGTGCCTGAAACCTATATCATTGATAAAAAAGGTGTGTTGCGAGAGAAATTCCTTGGTCCGGTGCAGTGGGATTCCACCGGTGTTAAACAGATGCTGATGAAATATGTCAATCA